ttgttaatggtaAATGTGGAAGCCAGATATCCTCCACTTGTGATTCCCCATCCAAAAATGCACTACTCATCAACGCCCTTCTTCCATCATCTCGGCTCCatatcaaactttcattcaaCACTTAAACTACAAACcttcaaagaaaaaagaaaaaaaacaagctCCCTTTCCATCACTAATCCCACTTACAACAACAACAAGTGGTGTGGGGGTGGAAGGTGGAGTTTCTATAACTAAAAGCCTCTGCTTGAATTCTTCAACTATATCCTCATGAAAGAAGAACCTACAGCAAAGTTGACTTTAGAGATGTGTTTAAACTATTTCAAGTTTTTAGAGGCaactatgttaaaattttatctgATATAAGTTTTGGGTTTTGATAGCTTATAAATATCTAAAATGATTAAGTGAATTTGGACCACCTTATTATTCTTTTCCGTAGATGATTTAATATGAAGGGGGATAAACGAGTTGTGGAATTGCAGTGTATCTGGTCTAGTTTTCAATTGTGAAAAATAATAGAGAGACGAGGTAGAGTTGCATTTGGGTTAAACCACTTGCCTAAACCCGATTATATAGTTTCATGGTCAGGTATATCTAAAGCTATGGGTGGAGGAGGACCACCGTTTCCCTCTTGTGAAAGATGGCTATTATTCAAGTCATTGTTTGACTTCAgcttttttgtttgtttacttTTAATTTGTCTTTGCCCACCAATCTAGAACGCCGACCTTCATACCCAAAGTCATACCGTACGGTCAAATGCTCACATACAAAGAACTTGGAGCCCCATTGAACCTTCTTAAACCATTGCCCCTGTGAAGTTTTGGCTTTGGATATTTTAGGTATTTTGACAcaaaattaagaattttataGCAAAATGGGACTTAGattaaaatttactattcaacATTTGTCATCAACATCTGTCAGAAGAAATACAAAATTAACTGACATAAAAAGAAATAATCTAAgagttttatttgatttttttaaaaaatctaaagcaTCCTAAACTATAATTTTGATTCAAATGGAATATATATTGAGatgttttgtaaaataaattgtgATCACTGTTGTATGTCCTAACACTCATCATCATACTATtactctaaattaaaaaaaaaacagtattTAATTGTATTTGGTATATAGCACTTTCATTTCATTAGTTAAGCTGATTAAACAAAATAATCCACCCTTTATAGAATAGAATATATAGAGTCGGTTTGCCAACCACCTTATACATTAATCATTGAGCTACTATGTACTCCATTTTATCTTAATTAAACCTAAGACATTTATCTGACCGACCTATTATATCAATGAGGATTGAGATGAGACCACAGCCACAAATGCATCTATCAAAGGAGAGCTTATCTCTTCTCAACTTGGATTTATTGacgaaaaaaaaaaattctttattaCAAGGTTTTGCCAAACAAAGCCCCCCTTATTGCATTAGCAAAGGCAACACAGTCTGCTACTCTAGTTGACTTCAccgcacttttttttttgtttaatttagagTTTCAGCTTCCTTTTTTATGAAAGAAGATCATCTCATAAAAGGGGCTTTTGTTTTCCCAACTTTGGCTGTGATCCATAAGTAAAACTAATTACGGCATAAGGCATATCTTAGTTGTTTGTTTAATACGTGTAAGCTGTATGTTTTTGAATTTCTTAAGGCGGAAAATTCGGTTGGAAATAGGGAAGGCGGAACTCTACTAGAAGAGGATTTTGCCAACTCACCAAATTCCTGCTAATCTCTTTGAGATGGCAAATTAAACAAGGAATTAATTCCCTTACGCCCATGCCTTAATTACTGTATAAAATATATGTAAGAATGGTTAGCCACCGCTACCACTTTTGGGAGTTGGAGTAGACAAATGGTGGCATCATAATTCACTAAGAAGAATCCGAATCACTTTCCTATCAATCATTCACTGAATAACCACAACCAATAATAATACTCtttaaaaagtttatatatataaaaaaggagGCCCCTTACATTGAGCAAAAGGCCATCTACCTGTCATCCTAATCTCTTCCCCTCACACGGAAAACGGCGTGCCAAAACAAAACAGAGAGCTCTCCACTCCAGTTCCAAAGCTCCCATCCCCCATGCTTATCTTCTTATCCACATGCACCAAACATCCCTTCTCCTCACCTCCACTTCCCAACACTcgttgaaatattttaaataaaactataaattgAGAATATTAGGCCAAGAATCGATAAAAGCATGCAACATGGACATGATCCTCTCATACCCTACCAGTTATAAACATCCATCCCTTTCATGCAACAAACAACACTCCTTGAATTGCCACCTCATTTATTGCGCACGTTCActgtattaaaataaaattttacaactgTGAGCCTAAGATAAGTACCAAATTGTGAAGAATTAATTGAATTCACTAAATAATAAACACAGTAGCAATTGAGACTGATGATGAGTTGTTCAAGTGCTATGTACAGAGGCCAAAAACGAAAATTGTttcaccaaaacaaaagaaacacaTTCAATCTGgtctaaattttaattaattcctACACaactataagaaaaaaaaaaaaaaacttctaattTGTTTCGTTGACTTGCATTTTGGGTGGCATCCGCCCCAAGAGACGTGGCTTCTTAGCAGGGTGTGGGCTTTCCACTTCATCATCACCGCCAGATACGAAGAAGTTAGCCGGTGAGAATTCTGGCAAAGCCGGTAGGTTCAGGTCAAAGTCGATTCGCTGGCTGATGTGGCTCATGGTATTGGTAGAGCCCACTCCTTCAGATGTCGTCACGCCGCTGGCGCTAGCGGTTGCGCTAGCACTATTCCCAGCCCCACCTTCATAGTGGCATCGCTTGTGGCCTCCCAAGGCCTGGCCAGTAGGGAAGCTTTTGTGGCAGATAGAACACTGGTGGGTTTTACCGCTTGGGTTCAAAGCAGATGAAATAACTCCGCCGGCAGTGGCAGAGGTGGTTGTCGACGTTGACTGGTCATCGTTTCCGCCTGAAAGCTTACGGTGGCTGGCTTTGTGACCACCCAAAGCCTGGTAAGAGTTAAAGGACTTGTTGCAAACGCTGCACTTGTAGCTAACATTTTGCACTGTTGAGGTCGGTGCTGGTGCTGGTGCAGGCGGTGGTGAGGCGGTTGGAGTAGGAGAACGATGGCGGTGTGGGATAACAGAAGTGTTGGTGGAGTTGGCATCACCGCCGCGTGCTAGCGTGATAAGGCAGAGAGCGAGGTATTCTTCCTCGGTGGTCACATGATCGAAACGCGGTCGCTTGGAACGCTTACGCTTGGTGAACGATTCCAGGCAGTGTAAGTTAGTGGTATCTTCAAAGTGGAAAGGAGGCGTAGCGGTTGTAGTTGGAGAGTTGAGAGCTTCTAAAGCCATCCGATTGATTCCAACACCGAAAGTAAACACAAAAAACGAAGGAGCCTTTGGTTATGAATTGGGATGCTAGAGAGATGCAGAGCAAAAGTGTTTGCAAGGGGAAAGAAACTGTGAGTTGAAGGAGACTGAGAAGTGAGGGGATGGGGTTTTAAAGGGGGAAGGAAGTTGCGTGACAAGTGGAGAGAAGTGAGAAAAGTATAGCCCAAGTTGATAAACTAGACAAATAGTTGGTTATTTGGCAATGGGCAAGAAACAAATGTAAGTAGTTGAGTTTTCTTGGTGGGTGGTGGCTAAAGAGGCAATACCTAAGTGGGTCAAACAGACAAGATTGAATGAATCTAAGAATCGTGAGAAACCGAGAAGGAAGTAGAGAGTGAAGgtcctttctttttccctttctatAAAGTGAAAAACACTTGGAAGGATGATATAATAAGAAGGAACAGGGCAGCCCCCCCAAACAGAGTTCAAAATCAAAACGCGGTGAAATTCAGGAAAATATGGGATGCCAGGCAGGCAAGACCTGCGTCAAAGCAGCAGATTGCTGCCAAGACTTTTCCTTGTCTTTGGGTGCCGACTCAGTCGTTGCTTTGCATTTGGACCATGATTCATGATTATGATTCCCAAATCAATTTCACGATTCTTAAAATCTTTAATATGCGGATGAAACTTCAACTTAATATTAGTCATGTGAACAAAAtcgattttttttaacaaaatattgAAGATTATGATTTTGATGATTATTGATTAATAATGTGgggatatattttttttattgcatAGCATATCAGCCACAAAACTTGAGTTCCATGAATTTCTAACAATGTTCCTACGTCATGagttgcgcatgggagcccgcaaTCATGACGAACTCGTACAATCCATCAAATTtgagggaggtcatttggccAAATCGGACTGGTCGGAGAGATTAAAAGTGTATCTCCGGAGCTTGGTAAATATGGAAGGTGATCTTCAGAGATATGTGATCCTAGACATTAAATGTAATCTTTAGAAGATACAAttatgtaatcttagagatttgatatctAGATAGCTTTTAATCGTAGCCATTGATGTACTTTGATTTATATCGTTGATTTTGGGGAGACTCAgttataaatagaggcctctccgcTCATTGTAAGGCATTCAGTtattaatagaattttgagagcattccctcaaacttttctctcaaatgttcttatttttttgtggtttttgttcatctttcaagttcGTTCTTACTTTGTTCTTCTATTGTTCTTTGTTGGTGCCTTagaggaattctgttgaatcctcaattgttgcgagttaggctgacttagacGTTTTTGAGtaaagaaactgcctaaggctaCACGGATTGCGTGGGAAAGATCTAAGCCCGTGACAATTGATATCCGAGCCAGCGTTCGAAGGCACCGTTGAAAGATGTCAAAAGAAGTTGCTGAGAATGCTGAGGgaatggagacccgtgggagggctaggaAAGTTAGTCGCTCGAGGGACATACTGTCAGCTTTAGAGGATCGAGTCATCACTCTTAAGGAATCCGTAAGAGATATCAATGAGAGGATTAATGATGTCAATGATAAGCTCAATGATGGGTTGCAGTCTATGCTGGAGTAACTTAAAGTATATGTGTTGGATAATGTTGAAAAGCTAATTGGTAGGGATGATGCCATTGAGGCTATGATGACGACCTTGAAAGAGGAGATTGCGAAGCTTAAGGGTGAACTCATAATTTACAAGGCTGTTTTGGGCAATGAAGGGTTAGCTGTTGTCACACTCAAGCCTAGTGTTGATGTTCCCAAGCCTAATGAGTTCAAGGGAACAAGGTCTGCAAGAGATGTGGATAACTTTCTATGGGGAATCGAGCAATACTTCCATGCCAAAGGCATCACGGAGGATGCCACTAAGATAACTACTGCTGGTATATATCTTTCTGACATTACTTTGTTCTGGTGGCGTCATAGGTCCATCGATGTGAGACGTGGTGAGACTGAAATTAGAACTTGGGAGGAGTTCCGATGTGAATTCAAAACACAGTTTTATCCAGAGTATGTCGAGGATGAGGCTCAGGAAAAGTTATGTCGGCTTGCGCAATAAGGCACTGTGAGGGAGTATGTGCAGGAGTTTAGTGAACTCATGCTTCAAATATCAGATATGGGTGAGAAATAGGCGttttttccttcatggatgggttGAAACCATGGGCAAAGCAAGAGTTGCAACGCCGATAAGTCCAAGAGCTTACCAAGGCCATGTCTGTAGCAGAATCGTTTGTTGAATTTGGTGGGAAGAAAGATAAGCCTGATTCTTCTAATCCCAAATTCAATTTAAAGGGCAATAGTGGGGGAGATAAAGAGAGGCCCACTAGGAACGACAACGGTAAGAAGCCTTAGGACAAAAGAAAGAGTGGGCTTATAAGTTACTTTCATTGTGATGGCTCACATATGATTAAGGACTGTCCAAAGAAGGCCGCATTCTCTGCTATGGAAGCAAAAATAAAGTCAGATGTGGATGATAACAATCTTGGTTCAATACTAAGGGGTGTCAAAGATAGGACGAGTCATAGactgatgtttgtagacatcattgtGGCCGGTAGGAAATTGGATGCGCTTGTCGACACAGATGCGTTTGATTTGTTCATGTTCGAAG
The genomic region above belongs to Gossypium hirsutum isolate 1008001.06 chromosome D05, Gossypium_hirsutum_v2.1, whole genome shotgun sequence and contains:
- the LOC121217811 gene encoding zinc finger protein ZAT10: MALEALNSPTTTATPPFHFEDTTNLHCLESFTKRKRSKRPRFDHVTTEEEYLALCLITLARGGDANSTNTSVIPHRHRSPTPTASPPPAPAPAPTSTVQNVSYKCSVCNKSFNSYQALGGHKASHRKLSGGNDDQSTSTTTSATAGGVISSALNPSGKTHQCSICHKSFPTGQALGGHKRCHYEGGAGNSASATASASGVTTSEGVGSTNTMSHISQRIDFDLNLPALPEFSPANFFVSGGDDEVESPHPAKKPRLLGRMPPKMQVNETN